ATCTGCGCGCCCTCCTGCCCGACATCGCCAAGCAGGGTGCGCATCTCGTCCACCGAGACCCGGGAGGGGAACTCCAGCTGCATCAGGATCCCGCCCTGGAAATCGATCCCAAGATTCAGCCCCCGCGTCACAAGCAGCCCAAGGCTGGCCACGATGAGCACGATACTCACCAGAGCCGACACCTTTCTGCCCTTCATGAAGTCTATATTCCAGTTGCGTGCAAACATGGGTCGCTAAACTCCTTTCGCTTCACTTCAACCTGGCGGCGTGCTTGGCGAGAAACGTTTGCAGCAGGACTCTCGTTACGAGCACAGCGCTGAACACACTGGCCACGATACCGATACTCAGCGTAACGGCAAACCCCCGTATCGGTCCGCTCCCGAAATAGTACAGCACCGCAGCCGCGATCAGTGTGGTGATGTTGGCGTCGAGGATGGTGGTAAGCGCCTTCCGGAAGCCGGAGTCGATGGAGGCGAAGGGGGTCTTTCCGGCTCGGATCTCCTCCCTGACTCGTTCGTAGATCAGGATGTTTCCGTCCACCGCCATCCCGATGGTAAGGATGATCCCGGCGATGCCGGGCAGTGTCAGCGTCGCTTTCAGGCTGATCAGGGCGGCGAAGACGAGGAGCAATGTGACGCCCAGCGCCGTGACGGCTGCGGTCCCCAGCAATCGGTAATACGCCAGCATGAAGAGGATGACCAGAGCGGCGCCGATGAGCCCGGCCCGGAGCCCGTCCTGGATGGAATCCGCACCGAGGGTGGGTCCGACCGACCGGTTCTCCAGGATCTCCACGGGCACGGGCAGTGCGCCGGCACGGAGCATGATGGCCAGGCGGCGCGCCTCGGAGGAGGTGAACTTGCCCGATATCTGGGCGTTGCCGCCGCTGATCCGTTCCTGCACCACCGGTGCGGAGACAACGGTACCGTCAAGAACGATAGCAAGCTGTTCGCCTACCAGCTCGCTGGTGGCCTGGTCAAAGAGCCTGGTCCCCTCGGCGTTGAACTCCAGGGTGACCACCGGGCGTCCCAGACTGCCGTAACTCGTGCTCGCATCCTTCAGCGACTTGCCGGACACCATGGTTTCCCCAAGCAGATAGGTGCGGCCCTGTTCGTCCCCGGCAACAGTCAGATCCGGATTGCCCTCGGCCCGCTCCTTCATC
This genomic stretch from Synergistales bacterium harbors:
- the secD gene encoding protein translocase subunit SecD; this translates as MLRRDRWRLMLVLVIVAAAAISVFPIKDKIRLGLDLKGGAHILLKAKSTPQNPVTEDSIQRLLAVLRNRIDQYGVTEPVIQRSGTDRVIVDLPGVQDPEAALELIGKTALLEFKPVESASPTLPEPPQRENYDSEEAYRKTLERWKQAREEAAQYAERMKERAEGNPDLTVAGDEQGRTYLLGETMVSGKSLKDASTSYGSLGRPVVTLEFNAEGTRLFDQATSELVGEQLAIVLDGTVVSAPVVQERISGGNAQISGKFTSSEARRLAIMLRAGALPVPVEILENRSVGPTLGADSIQDGLRAGLIGAALVILFMLAYYRLLGTAAVTALGVTLLLVFAALISLKATLTLPGIAGIILTIGMAVDGNILIYERVREEIRAGKTPFASIDSGFRKALTTILDANITTLIAAAVLYYFGSGPIRGFAVTLSIGIVASVFSAVLVTRVLLQTFLAKHAARLK